The window CTTTTCGTAGTATTTCTTTCCGTGACGAATGTGTGTGTATAGCTCTCGAATGCCCCAGTTACGCATAGCAACTGCAAAAGGGTTCTTGAAGATAAATGCTCCATAGCCATTGTATATCAATTGGATATAACCTCCATCCATCACTTCCTGATGAAGATAACTCCATGCCAACAGTGTTATCTGATCAGCATTTAGTTGCTGCATTGTCTCCAATGTCAGCTTATTATCTATTGCATTGCCAATGGCATCAACAAAGACCTGAACAAAACTGTCCATTCCTTCTTCAACGGCTTTGCGTATATCGCTATCTTTTACTTTGACGTCAATCATTGTTATATCTTTTGTTATACAATTCTAAGGGTTATGTAAGTACTGGCAGAGAAATGGTCTTCAAAATGCCAAATGCAACTTATCTTCTGCAAAGATAATGCAAATGAGCGCAAAAGAAGCTTGCTTCTAATTTGCCGAGTGCAGTTTATCTTCTGCAAAGATAATGCAAATGAGCGCAAAAGAAGCTTGCTTCTAATTTGCCGAGTGCAGCTTATCTTCTGCAAAGATAACTTTTTTTTCTTGATTATGTCTTTATCAATTGCTATTTCTTTTGTATAAGCTTATATACAAGCATATAAAGAGAGAATTCTTAGACTTTTTCCAGTCTTATCTTATGTTATTTTAGACTGAATATGATTTATAATTTTAATACTATTCGAAATGAAATATATTTACACTTTCAGCCTCTATTTTTGTTTAAAATGAATTATAAAACGCTATTTTGGAAAACTATATAATATCCAGTAAATCAATATGTTGTGAGAATAGAGAAATAATAGTTGCTTAGTTGGCTTCTTAAAGGGCGTTAGTTGCCCTTCAATTGGGCGTCTTTTGAAAGGCAATTAAGCCTTATTTAGAACGCCATTAAGCATCTATTAATATTGAGGATGAGAAAATATATTACAAAAGAGTGTGGTTTTTGTTTTTTCTTATATTATCATTTCTGCTTTTTCTTATCTTATTCAAGATTTCTTATCTCTATATGTGAATCATACATTCATCCTCCCCAGTCTTCAAATCATATTCTTT of the Prevotella melaninogenica genome contains:
- a CDS encoding DMP19 family protein — its product is MIDVKVKDSDIRKAVEEGMDSFVQVFVDAIGNAIDNKLTLETMQQLNADQITLLAWSYLHQEVMDGGYIQLIYNGYGAFIFKNPFAVAMRNWGIRELYTHIRHGKKYYEKYREAIEAVESDEDFMALYEQMPEFDEFDDEFVVNEERWCAMIAAYIDDHIENFATIENE